The DNA window GTCCCGAGTCTAATGCTGCAGGCATCCGGCACTGCAGTCCGGTCCTGACGCCGTGTCCGTACCGGGCCCGCGGGAAGGCCCTAATAGACTGGCGGCATGAAGAGGATCATGCCGATCTATGGCACCCGGCCCGAGGCGATCAAGATGGCCCCGATCGTCAAAGCGCTCCAGTCCAGTGAGCACTTCGACTGTGAGGTGACTGTCACCGGTCAGCACAGGGAGATGCTCGATCAGGTCAATGAGCTCTTCGGGATCGTGCCTGATCATGATCTCAACATCATCCAGCCCCGCCAGACCCTCAACGGGGTGCTGACCCGCACGGTCAACGGCCTTGATGAGCTCTTCACCGCGCAGAAGCCTGATGCGGTGATCGTCCAGGGTGATACCACTACGACCACCGCTGGGGCGATGGCGGCCTTCTACAGCGGTATTCCGGTGATCCATGCCGAGGCGGGTCTGCGCTCGTTCGATCTGTTCTCTCCGTTCCCGGAGGAGGCCAATCGGAAGATGACCTCGCAGATCACTTCGCTGCATCTGGCTCCGACCTCGCAGTCGAAGGCGAATCTGCTGCGGGAGTCGCTGCCGGAGCAGGACATCGTGGTCACCGGCAATACGGTCATCGATGCTCTGCTGGAGGTTGCTCAGAAGCAGGTGCCCTTCTCGGATCCGCAGCTGGAGGAGGCTGCGGCCTCGGGCCGTGAGGTGCTGTTGGTGACTACCCATCGTCGGGAGAATCAGGGTGCGGCGATGGAGGGTGTGGGCCGGGCGTTGGCTCGGTTGGCTGATGCGTATCCGCAGAAGCTGATCGTGCTGCCGGCGCATCGGAATCCGGTGGTGCGTGAGGCGATCCTGCCGGCCCTGGCTGGGCACAGCAATGTGATCGTCACTGAGCCGTTGCCGTATGGGGAGTTCACGCGGTTGATGAATCTGGCCACGGTGGTGCTGACTGATTCTGGTGGGGTCCAGGAGGAGGCGCCGTCGTTGGGTAAGCCGGTGTTGGTGATGCGGGAGAACACGGAGCGTCCTGAGGCGGTTGATGCCGGTACGGTGCGGCTGATCGGTACTGATGAGGAGCGTGTGGTTCAGGAGGTCTGCAATCTGTTCGACTCTGCTGAGTCGTATCGGGCGATGGCCAATGCGGTGAATCCGTACGGGGACGGTCAGGCGGCTGCCCGGACTGTCGCGGCTGTTGAGAAGCTCTTCGATCTGGGGCCCCGCCTGGACGACTTCGACCCGCAGGTGTGATCACCCCTCCATGCATCTGAAGACCCTCACCGTCCGCGGCTTCAAGTCCTTCGCCTCTGCCACGACCTTCGAGTTCGAGCCCGGCGTGACCGCAGTGGTGGGCCCCAACGGCTCGGGAAAATCCAATGTGGTGGACGCTCTGGCCTGGGTGATGGGTGAGCAGGGAGCCAAGACCCTGCGCGGCGGGTCCATGGAGGATGTGATCTTCGCCGGCACCGCCGAGCGCCAGCCCCTCGGCAGGGCCTCGGTCAGCCTGACCATCGACAACACCGACGGCGCCCTGCCCATCGAGTACACCGAAGTCACCATCAGCCGGACCATGTTCCGCACCGGCGGCTCCGAATACACCATCAACGGCCAGAAGTGCCGCCTGCTCGACATCCAGGAGCTGCTCTCCGACTCCGGCCTGGGCCGGGAGATGCACGTGATCGTCGGCCAGGGACAGCTGGACCAGATCCTCCACGCCACTCCAGAACAGCGCCGCGGCTTCATCGAAGAGGCCGCCGGCGTGCTCAAGCACCGACGCCGGCGCGAGCGCACCGTCCGCAAGCTCGACTCCATGCAGGGCAACCTGGACCGACTCGAAGACCTGATCAGCGAGATCTCCCGGCAGCTGGCCCCGCTGGGACGGCAGGCCAAAGTGGCGCGTCGCGCCCAGCGGATCCAACACGATGTCCGCGATGCCCTGTCGCGGCTCATCGCCGATGACCTGCTTCAGGCCGCCACAGCCCTGAACGAGTCCAGTCAGGGGGAGGAGACCGACCGCGCCCGCGCCGCCGAGCTCAAGGACTCCCTGGAGCGCCAGGACGCCGAGATCTCCGCACTCTCACAGCAGGCCGAAGCTCTGCGCCAGCGTGGCGAGAAGCTGGTGGGCGGCCATCACCGGTTGGAGCAGGTCCAGGAGCGGCTGCGCTCGGTGGCCTCCCTGGCCGCAGAGCGCGCCCGCAGCCTCTACGCCTCCGCTGTGGTGGACACCTCCGGGCGGGACCCGGAGGACCTGCGGGCCCAGGCCGAGCAGGTCACGGCTCAGGCCCAGGAGCAGAAGGCCGAAGTCGATGACGCCGCCGCTCGGTTGGAGAGCATCACGGCCCAGCGAGAGCAGGCGGAGACTCAGCTGAAGGCCGAGGAGACCCGGCTGACCGAACAGCTGCGTGCCGTGGCCGACCGCAAGGCGGGCCTGGCCACCCTCCAGGGCAAGGCGGACACCGCTCAGGGGCGCATTGATGCTGCCGAATCCCGGCGACGCCGTGCCCTGGAGCAGCAGGAACAGGCTCAGGAGTCCCAGCAGAGGGCCCGTTCCGAGTTCGCCGAGCTGGAGCAGAAGGTCGTCGGCATCGAGACCGGCGAGGAGAGCCTCGACGCCGCCTACGAATCCGCCCAGCAGCGCTATGACGGCCTGCGCCAGCGCCATGACGAGCTGCTGGCTGAACAGCGCCGCCTCCAGAATGTGGTCAGCGAGGACCGTGCACGCCTCTCCGGGCTCTCCGCCGCCCGGACCCCGCGGGACGGTGCGGCCGCCCTGCAGAAGGACTATGCCCAGGGGATCGAATCTTCCCTGGCCGAGAAGCTCTCCCTCACTTCCGGCTGGGAGAAGGCCCTGGCCGCAGTGTTGGGTTCCCTGGACACTGCGCTGATCACCGCCGACGCCGACGCCGCCGCCCGGGCTCTGGACTGGTTGGCCGAGCAGGACGGCGGTCGCGCCCACCTGGTCTACCCGGAGCCCGGCGCCTCCGCAGCCCCCGAGCTGCCTTCCCTGCCCGCAGAGGTGGACGGTGCGCTCTGGGCGCTGGATGCCATCACGGTGCCCGAGGAGTTGGCCGCCCCGCTGCGGACCGCACTGACCGGCGTCGTGCTCTGCGCCGATCAGCCCAGTGCCCAGACTCTGCTGAAGCAGCCCGAGGTCTCCACAGCCGTGACCGCAGACGGGACCATCCTGCGGGCCGGTGAGCGGATCGGCGGTACGGCGCTGGAGAACTCCGATCTGGCCATCACCGCCCAGATCAACGATCTCACCGCCACGCTGGAGCAGGCCGAGAAGGACCTGGAGAAGGTCACCCAGCAGGCCGAGAGCTCAGGAGCGGAGGTGGCTGCGGCCGAGCTGAAGGTGGACGAGGCCATGGGGGCCCTCCACGCCAACGACGCCGAGCTCAGCGCCATCACCGAGCAGCTGGGCCAGCTCAGCGCCGAGGTCTCCCGCGCCGAGGAACGCATCAGCTCTGCGCAGAAAGAGATCGCCGAGGCGGCTCAGGCCGAGCAGGACGCCGAGGAGCAGCTCCAGGAGGTCACCCAACGGCTGGAGGCCGCGCAGAACGAGGAGATCGAAGAGGATCCCTCCACACAGCTGCGCGATGAGCTGGCCGAACAGGCCTCCGCCCGACGGCGCGAGGAGGTCGACGCTCGGCTGGCTCTGCGCGCCGCCGAGGAGCAGCACAAGCAGATGCTCGAGCGGGCCGCCTCGTTCCGGCGCAGCGCCCAAGCGGAGGAGCACCGCCGGGAGCAGGCACAGAAGATCGCCGAGGCCCGGAACAAGCGGGGCCAGGAGGCTGAGGCCGTCCAGGCCGAGGCTGAGGCCGCCGTCGAGCGTCTCAGCTCAGTGCTGGACCAGGCTCGCGCGGCTCAGGACGCCACTCAGCAGCAGCACCAGCAGCTCACCGAGCAGCTGCGCACTCTGCGGCAGGCGCGCTCCGGAGAGGCGGAGGAGCTCGAGGCCGTCACCGGCCGGCTGCACCAGGCCGAGCTCACCCGCACCGAGCTGCGCCTGGCGCTGGAGGCCGCCGAACAGCGCGGACGCGACGAGCTCAGCCTGACGCCCGAGTACCTCATCGAGCATTACGGTCCGGACCAGCCGATCCCTGACCCCGATGCCGAAACTGGCGATGCCGAATCAGGTGAGGACGCGGCAGAGGGCGAGCCTCAGGGGACCCCCTATGTGCGGGCTGAGCAGGAGAAGCGTCTGGAGAAGGCACGCCGAGATCTCAAAGCCCTGGGCAAGGTCAACCCCCTGGCGTTGGAGGAGCACGCCGCCCTGGAGGAGCGCCACACCTACCTGCAGGAGCAGCTGACCGACCTGAAGAAGTCCAAGCAGGACCTGCTGGACATCATCGCCGACGTCGATCAGACCGTGGAACGGGTCTTCACCGAGGCGTGGGAGGACACCAAGGTGCAGTTCGAGCGGGTCTTCGGCCGGCTCTTCCCCGGCGGCGAAGGACGCCTGGAGCTGACCAATCCCGTAGACATGCTCAACACCGGCATCGAAGTCCACGCCCGTCCGCCCGGCAAACGGATCCGCCGGCTCTCGCTGCTCTCAGGCGGGGAACGGTCCCTGACGGCGGTGGCGCTGCTGGTGGCGATCTTCAAGGCGCGGCCTTCGCCGTTCTACGTGATGGACGAGGTCGAGGCGGCCCTGGACGACACCAACCTCTCGCGGCTGCTGGTGATCTTCGAAGAGCTGCGGGCCTCCTCGCAGCTGATCGTCATCACCCACCAGAAGCGCACGATGGAGATCGCCGACGCGCTCTACGGCGTGTCCATGCGTCAGGACGGCTCCACCCGGGTGGTGTCACAGAAGATGGCGTCACGGGAGCAGGAACAAGAGACGGTCTGAGGGCGTTGTCCAGTCGATGTGACTACTGAGGCTGAAGGTACCCGCATCCCCATCCCCGCCGAACTGCGGATCATGATCTTTGCGGCGTTCATCGTCGCCATCGGATTCGGCATCGTGGCACCCATCCTGCCGCAGTACGCCTCCGACTTCGGCGTCTCAGCCATGGCCGTCTCCGCGGTGGTCTCAGCCTTCGGTCTGTTCAGGCTGCTCTTCGCACCAGCCTCCGGCAAGCTCACCCAGATGCTCGGCGAGACCCCGGTCTACACCATCGGCCTGTTGATCGTGGCGGCCTCCATGATCGCCACCGCCTTTGCGCCCACCTATGAGCTGCTGCTGATCTTCCGCGCTCTCGGCGGCATCGGCTCCACCTTCTTCACCGTCTCCGCCATGACGTTCTTGGCGCGCAAGGCGCCCCCGCAGATCCGCGGTAAGGTCTCCGGAGCCTACGCCTCGGCCTTCCTGTTCGGGAATGTGGCCGGGCCCCTGGTGGGATCAGGTCTGCTGGTCTTCGGACCGCACGTCCCCTTCCTGGTCTATGGAGCGGCACTGGTGGTGGCGGCGCTGGTGGTCTTCGTGATGCTGCGGAAGTCTCGGCTGGTCGACGGGAAGACCGGAGACACGCGGGAGAAGGCCACCCTGGCCGAGGCGTGGAGCGTGCGCGGCTACCGGGCGGCACTCACCGCAGGGTTCGCCAACGGCTGGGCCACCTTCGGCCTGCGGAACTCGGTGATCCCGCTCTTCGCCGCCTCAGCCTTCGCCGGCAGCGCATGGTTCACGGAGAACCCCTGGCTTGAGCCCGGTCAGCTGGCCGGTCTGGTGCTGGCCGTCTTCGCCGCCGGCAATGTGGCCACAGTGCTGACCTTCTCCCGGCGCTCAGATCGCTGGGGCCGCAGACCGCCCATCCTGTGTGGGCTGATCATCGCGGCGGTGGCCACCGGACTCCTGGGACTGGCGCCCGAGCCCTGGACCCTTCTGCTGCTGAGCGCGATCGCCGGTGCCGGCACCGGCCTGGTGGTACCGGCCCAGCAGGCTGCGCTGGCCGATGTGGTCGGCCAGGGACGCAACGGGGGACCGGTGGTCTCCGTCTTCCAGATGACTCAGGACCTCGGGGCGATCATCGGCCCGCTGGTGGCCGGACTCATCGTGGACCACCTCGGCTTCGTCTGGGCCTTCGCCCTGACCGGAGTGATCCTGATGATCGGCGCGGCGGCCTGGAGCAGGGCCCCAGAGACCATGCAGCGCTCGGCCTAGTCACTCGTACGGGACGGGGAGACCCCGCAGGCGCTGAAGCTGCCGAGGACGCAGAAGGGGCCGGGAACCGATCATCAGATCGGCTCCCGGCCCCTCTCAGCGTGCGAGTGATCCTGCCCTCAGCCCGACATCGCTGCCGAACCGGACGTCACTGCCGAGCCATAGGTCACTGCTGAGTGGCAGCAGGAGTCGGCAGAGTTCCGTAGGCCTCGGTCTGGTGGGCCACTGCGTCGATGCCGCCCTCTTCGACGTCCTCATCCACGCGGAATCCGATGGTCTTATGGATGACCATGCCGATGATGTAGGTGGCGACGAAGGCGAAGACCAGGGTGACCACGCAGGCCACGATCTGAGCCCAGAGCAGGTCGAACCCGCCGCCCAGGAAGATGCCGGCACGACCGTCGTCGATGAGCTCCTCACGGCCGAACAGGCCGATGGCGATGGTGCCCCACAGGCCGGCGACGAAGTGCAGTCCGACCACGTCGAGGGTGTCGTCATACTTGCCGTACTTGAAGTCCACGGCGAAGCAGCACAGGATGCCGGCCACGGCGCCGAGGATGATCGCGCCCAGTGGGGAGACGAAGGCCACGGCCGGAGTGATGCCGACCAGGCCGGCCACGATGCCGGAGGCAGCGCCCACCGGGGTGGGCTTCTTGCCGCGGGCCCACTCGGTGAGCAGCCAGGCGACCAGAGCGGCGGCCGGGGAGAGCATCGTGTTGATCCAGTTCAGCGACATCTGCGCGCCGTCGGCGGCCTCACCGAGGTTGAAGCCGAACCAGCCGAACCACAGGATGGAGGCGCCCAGCAGAACGAACGGGACGTTATGGGGCTTGACCGGCGCGAAGTGGCTGCGCGGACCGATGACCAGCACCAGGGCCAGTGCGGCGAGACCGGCGCACATGTGGACCACCAGGCCGCCGGCGAAGTCGACTGCCTCGCCCACGGCGTCACCGATGATGCCGCCCTCGACCAGCAGGCCGCCGTCGCCCCAGACCCAGTGAGCCAGGGGAGCGTAGACCAGAGTCAGCCAGATGGGCACGAAGATCATCCAGGCGGAGAACTTCACGCGGTCGGCGATCGCACCGGAGATCAGTGCGGTGGTGATGATGGCGAAGGTGCCGCCGAAGCCGACCCACACCAGGGTGTCTCCCCCAGCCTCGAGGGAGGGGTAGAGGGCGAAGTTGTCCGCCGGGTTGCCGAACAGGCCTCCGGCCATCGAACCGCCGAAGGAGATGCCGTCGCCCCAGAGGGCCCAGACGATGGAGACCAGGCCCATGGCCGCGAAGCTCATCATCATCATGTTGACGGCTGACTTCGTCTGCGTCAGACCCCCATAGAACAGCGCCAGACCAGGTGTCATGAACAGAACCAGAGCACCTGCGACGACGACCCACACAACGTCAGGTAT is part of the Nesterenkonia lacusekhoensis genome and encodes:
- the smc gene encoding chromosome segregation protein SMC, encoding MHLKTLTVRGFKSFASATTFEFEPGVTAVVGPNGSGKSNVVDALAWVMGEQGAKTLRGGSMEDVIFAGTAERQPLGRASVSLTIDNTDGALPIEYTEVTISRTMFRTGGSEYTINGQKCRLLDIQELLSDSGLGREMHVIVGQGQLDQILHATPEQRRGFIEEAAGVLKHRRRRERTVRKLDSMQGNLDRLEDLISEISRQLAPLGRQAKVARRAQRIQHDVRDALSRLIADDLLQAATALNESSQGEETDRARAAELKDSLERQDAEISALSQQAEALRQRGEKLVGGHHRLEQVQERLRSVASLAAERARSLYASAVVDTSGRDPEDLRAQAEQVTAQAQEQKAEVDDAAARLESITAQREQAETQLKAEETRLTEQLRAVADRKAGLATLQGKADTAQGRIDAAESRRRRALEQQEQAQESQQRARSEFAELEQKVVGIETGEESLDAAYESAQQRYDGLRQRHDELLAEQRRLQNVVSEDRARLSGLSAARTPRDGAAALQKDYAQGIESSLAEKLSLTSGWEKALAAVLGSLDTALITADADAAARALDWLAEQDGGRAHLVYPEPGASAAPELPSLPAEVDGALWALDAITVPEELAAPLRTALTGVVLCADQPSAQTLLKQPEVSTAVTADGTILRAGERIGGTALENSDLAITAQINDLTATLEQAEKDLEKVTQQAESSGAEVAAAELKVDEAMGALHANDAELSAITEQLGQLSAEVSRAEERISSAQKEIAEAAQAEQDAEEQLQEVTQRLEAAQNEEIEEDPSTQLRDELAEQASARRREEVDARLALRAAEEQHKQMLERAASFRRSAQAEEHRREQAQKIAEARNKRGQEAEAVQAEAEAAVERLSSVLDQARAAQDATQQQHQQLTEQLRTLRQARSGEAEELEAVTGRLHQAELTRTELRLALEAAEQRGRDELSLTPEYLIEHYGPDQPIPDPDAETGDAESGEDAAEGEPQGTPYVRAEQEKRLEKARRDLKALGKVNPLALEEHAALEERHTYLQEQLTDLKKSKQDLLDIIADVDQTVERVFTEAWEDTKVQFERVFGRLFPGGEGRLELTNPVDMLNTGIEVHARPPGKRIRRLSLLSGGERSLTAVALLVAIFKARPSPFYVMDEVEAALDDTNLSRLLVIFEELRASSQLIVITHQKRTMEIADALYGVSMRQDGSTRVVSQKMASREQEQETV
- a CDS encoding ammonium transporter; the encoded protein is MEIPDVVWVVVAGALVLFMTPGLALFYGGLTQTKSAVNMMMMSFAAMGLVSIVWALWGDGISFGGSMAGGLFGNPADNFALYPSLEAGGDTLVWVGFGGTFAIITTALISGAIADRVKFSAWMIFVPIWLTLVYAPLAHWVWGDGGLLVEGGIIGDAVGEAVDFAGGLVVHMCAGLAALALVLVIGPRSHFAPVKPHNVPFVLLGASILWFGWFGFNLGEAADGAQMSLNWINTMLSPAAALVAWLLTEWARGKKPTPVGAASGIVAGLVGITPAVAFVSPLGAIILGAVAGILCCFAVDFKYGKYDDTLDVVGLHFVAGLWGTIAIGLFGREELIDDGRAGIFLGGGFDLLWAQIVACVVTLVFAFVATYIIGMVIHKTIGFRVDEDVEEGGIDAVAHQTEAYGTLPTPAATQQ
- the wecB gene encoding non-hydrolyzing UDP-N-acetylglucosamine 2-epimerase, with product MKRIMPIYGTRPEAIKMAPIVKALQSSEHFDCEVTVTGQHREMLDQVNELFGIVPDHDLNIIQPRQTLNGVLTRTVNGLDELFTAQKPDAVIVQGDTTTTTAGAMAAFYSGIPVIHAEAGLRSFDLFSPFPEEANRKMTSQITSLHLAPTSQSKANLLRESLPEQDIVVTGNTVIDALLEVAQKQVPFSDPQLEEAAASGREVLLVTTHRRENQGAAMEGVGRALARLADAYPQKLIVLPAHRNPVVREAILPALAGHSNVIVTEPLPYGEFTRLMNLATVVLTDSGGVQEEAPSLGKPVLVMRENTERPEAVDAGTVRLIGTDEERVVQEVCNLFDSAESYRAMANAVNPYGDGQAAARTVAAVEKLFDLGPRLDDFDPQV
- a CDS encoding MFS transporter, producing MTTEAEGTRIPIPAELRIMIFAAFIVAIGFGIVAPILPQYASDFGVSAMAVSAVVSAFGLFRLLFAPASGKLTQMLGETPVYTIGLLIVAASMIATAFAPTYELLLIFRALGGIGSTFFTVSAMTFLARKAPPQIRGKVSGAYASAFLFGNVAGPLVGSGLLVFGPHVPFLVYGAALVVAALVVFVMLRKSRLVDGKTGDTREKATLAEAWSVRGYRAALTAGFANGWATFGLRNSVIPLFAASAFAGSAWFTENPWLEPGQLAGLVLAVFAAGNVATVLTFSRRSDRWGRRPPILCGLIIAAVATGLLGLAPEPWTLLLLSAIAGAGTGLVVPAQQAALADVVGQGRNGGPVVSVFQMTQDLGAIIGPLVAGLIVDHLGFVWAFALTGVILMIGAAAWSRAPETMQRSA